From Halanaeroarchaeum sulfurireducens, a single genomic window includes:
- a CDS encoding FlaD/FlaE family flagellar protein: MDPDDLRSAAREELGGQDVDELKSRIETETETSDDGRPVHSDEVKELLLIESGADPEDLARPYLTAIPEAYAGRLTLFEWLDFVLRRAGVSRTLEAIEYYENVGWISSDVGDGLRDHVRAFREVTHSGGTTDLTMADHVLSLVYIARLSSMT, from the coding sequence ATGGATCCCGACGATCTTCGGAGCGCCGCCCGCGAGGAACTCGGGGGCCAGGACGTCGACGAACTCAAATCACGCATCGAGACGGAAACCGAGACGAGCGACGACGGGAGGCCGGTCCATTCCGACGAAGTCAAAGAGCTTCTTTTGATCGAGAGCGGGGCGGACCCCGAGGACCTGGCGCGTCCGTATCTGACTGCGATCCCCGAAGCCTACGCGGGGCGACTGACGCTCTTCGAGTGGCTGGATTTCGTCCTTCGACGGGCGGGCGTCAGTCGGACCCTCGAGGCCATCGAATATTACGAGAACGTCGGCTGGATCAGTTCGGACGTCGGTGACGGCCTTCGTGACCACGTGCGGGCATTCCGTGAAGTCACCCATTCAGGTGGGACGACCGACCTCACGATGGCCGATCACGTCTTGAGTCTGGTGTACATCGCACGGCTCTCCTCGATGACGTAA
- a CDS encoding CARDB domain-containing protein, which yields MATVSSEMLILFIASILVAASVAGTMTTGVNQLSNALGDRSLDVSDEIRTDVEIISDPGSGAVYDSGTNTVTILVKNTGSGMLSADATNVDVLIDGDYHTNITITVVDGDSWATGNVARVEANSVDLGSGDHRAVVVVNGDEERMEFRT from the coding sequence ATGGCGACGGTTTCCTCGGAGATGCTCATCCTGTTCATCGCGTCGATACTGGTCGCTGCGAGTGTCGCCGGGACGATGACGACGGGGGTGAACCAGCTGAGCAATGCACTCGGTGACCGCAGCCTCGACGTGAGCGACGAGATCCGCACGGATGTCGAGATCATCAGCGATCCCGGGAGTGGGGCCGTCTACGACAGTGGCACGAATACGGTAACGATCCTCGTGAAAAACACCGGTTCGGGGATGCTTTCAGCCGATGCCACGAACGTCGACGTGTTGATCGACGGTGACTATCACACTAACATCACGATTACCGTCGTCGACGGCGATTCGTGGGCCACTGGCAACGTCGCCCGGGTGGAGGCAAATTCCGTCGACCTCGGAAGTGGCGACCACCGGGCAGTGGTGGTCGTCAACGGCGACGAAGAGAGAATGGAGTTCCGAACATGA
- a CDS encoding FlaD/FlaE family flagellar protein: MPLVEHPPFFSFAFSFGVVAIGLASWLGGDGESDAEEIEEDIDDGMGMDDEFEMDDFDDDFGGMDGAEEGGTGANTTELENRIEDLESEIANVSSTANTVRSENEQISEKVDDVEENVRKLLEIYEMVTRGVNPFVDDVSTEAGMSGEGGSFGLFDDGEEDVADEPEEDLDSDIADAEAEDFFEDDAFDDEFTDEAEGGGDAIPEDDDLDGMPAMDDEEDEFDDMPAMDDDADEFDADFEEDSDTMDDDGDDSGGGGTSFEELKAEYESGDADWADENLDEETPPDSEGVEEDDADESTGEGDDETEDLFIEDDLTDEEPTDSGGEDSSGQGDADVASETVEETVQATDVQTEEPSDRESADAVTAEAESGSAATQSPESGSETAAASGEEFQFGAAVTSAGDTTPSVERPPDGYLADVVMLEWLDFLVDSYDARTAVRAINYYERIGWIGEPMRDHCVDLVMGITDAEYVYRDEFGTTDITMTDHRRSLRYVEELAGGRLERTFADKLDSRKADGI, from the coding sequence ATGCCACTGGTCGAGCACCCTCCATTCTTCTCGTTTGCTTTCTCTTTCGGCGTCGTGGCGATTGGCCTGGCGAGTTGGCTCGGTGGCGATGGGGAGTCGGATGCCGAGGAGATCGAGGAAGACATCGACGATGGGATGGGAATGGACGACGAGTTCGAGATGGACGACTTCGACGACGACTTCGGCGGCATGGACGGCGCCGAGGAGGGTGGGACGGGGGCCAATACGACCGAGCTGGAGAACCGAATCGAGGATCTGGAAAGCGAGATTGCGAACGTGTCCTCGACGGCGAACACGGTCAGGAGCGAGAACGAACAGATCAGCGAGAAGGTCGACGATGTAGAGGAGAACGTCCGAAAACTTCTGGAGATCTACGAAATGGTGACGAGAGGCGTCAATCCGTTCGTCGACGACGTCAGCACGGAGGCAGGTATGAGCGGGGAAGGGGGGAGTTTCGGACTGTTCGACGACGGAGAGGAGGACGTCGCGGACGAACCGGAGGAAGATCTCGATTCGGATATCGCGGACGCGGAGGCCGAGGACTTTTTCGAAGACGACGCCTTCGACGACGAATTTACGGACGAAGCGGAGGGAGGGGGCGACGCGATTCCTGAAGACGATGACCTCGACGGTATGCCGGCAATGGACGATGAGGAAGACGAGTTCGACGACATGCCGGCGATGGACGACGATGCGGACGAGTTCGACGCAGACTTCGAGGAGGATTCAGATACCATGGACGATGATGGGGACGATTCGGGCGGCGGTGGAACGTCGTTCGAAGAGCTCAAGGCCGAATACGAGTCGGGAGACGCGGATTGGGCGGACGAGAATCTGGACGAGGAAACGCCACCGGACTCCGAGGGTGTCGAGGAGGACGACGCCGACGAGTCGACCGGCGAGGGTGACGACGAGACGGAGGACCTCTTCATCGAGGACGATCTGACCGATGAGGAACCGACCGACTCCGGTGGTGAGGATTCGTCCGGGCAGGGGGACGCCGATGTGGCGTCCGAGACTGTCGAGGAAACAGTCCAGGCCACGGACGTTCAAACGGAGGAACCGTCGGACCGGGAGTCGGCCGACGCGGTGACCGCCGAGGCCGAATCGGGTTCGGCTGCCACGCAGTCGCCCGAATCAGGCTCGGAGACCGCAGCAGCGTCGGGAGAGGAGTTCCAGTTCGGCGCGGCTGTCACGAGCGCGGGCGACACGACGCCGTCCGTCGAGCGGCCGCCGGACGGCTATCTCGCGGACGTCGTGATGCTCGAATGGCTCGATTTCCTCGTCGATTCCTACGACGCCAGGACCGCCGTGCGTGCTATCAACTACTACGAGCGCATCGGGTGGATCGGCGAACCGATGCGTGATCACTGCGTCGATCTGGTGATGGGGATCACGGACGCAGAGTACGTCTACCGCGACGAGTTCGGGACGACCGATATCACCATGACGGATCACCGGCGCAGTCTTCGATACGTCGAGGAACTGGCCGGCGGCCGGCTCGAACGAACATTCGCAGATAAACTCGACTCAAGGAAGGCCGATGGGATTTAG